From a region of the Aythya fuligula isolate bAytFul2 chromosome 29, bAytFul2.pri, whole genome shotgun sequence genome:
- the STAC3 gene encoding SH3 and cysteine-rich domain-containing protein 3: protein MTEKEVPEPPASPASGGKPKSRLQKLKQLFQRKPKEEVAPDPQPNGELVSPSGGPIYYIYEEEEEEEEEEEPEPPPEPQKLVNDKPHKFKDHYFKKPKFCDVCARMIVLNNKFGLRCKNCKTNIHHHCQSYVEMQRCFGKIPPGFRRAYSSPLYSDQQYACVKEMLSANRSDPVFETLRTGVIMANKERKKGQDDKKNPLAAMMDEEPEATKPEGGKTEGGTSEGDKKAEKSTTDDKNKKPQPGMRGGYLQSHYFVALYRFKALEKDDLDFPPGEKITVVDDSNEEWWRGKIGEKIGYFPPNFIIRVRAGERVHKVTRSFVGNREIGQITLKKDQIVVQKGEEVNGYVKVYTGRKVGLFPVDFLQEI from the exons ATGACAGAGAAGGAAGTGCCAGAGCCGCCAGCTTCACCCGCTTCAGGTGGGAAACCCAAGAGCCGG CTACAGAAGCTGAAGCAACTTTTCCAGCGAAAACCCAAGGAGGAGGTGGCGCCAGATCCGCAGCCCAACGGGGAGCTTGTCAGCCCCTCAGGGGGACCCATCTACTACATCtacgaggaggaggaagaggaggaagaggaggaggagcctGAGCCCCCTCCTGAGCCCCAGAAACTTGTCAATGACAAACCCCACAAGTTCAAGGATCATTACTTCAAAAAGCCCAAGTTCTGTGACGTTTGTGCCCGCATGATCGTCC TCAACAACAAGTTCGGCCTGAGGTGCAAGAACTGCAAAACGAACATCCACCACCACTGCCAGTCCTACGTGGAGATGCAACGCTGCTTCGGTAAAATC CCCCCAGGGTTTCGCCGGGCGTACAGCTCACCCCTGTACAGTGACCAGCAGTACGCCTGCGTCAAGGAGATGCTCT cagccaacaGGAGTGACCCTGTGTTCGAGACCCTCCGGACAGGCGTCATTATGGCCAACAAGGAGCGCAAGAAAGGGCAGGATGATAAGAAAAAT CCTTTGGCTGCGATGATGGATGAGGAACCCGAGGCCACAAAACCAGAAGGGGGCAAAACGGAGGGCG GCACTTCTGAAGGGGACAAGAAGGCTGAGAAGAGCACGACAGATGATAAG AACAAGAAGCCCCAGCCGGGGATGCGTGGTGGCTATCTACAGTCTCACTATTTTGTGGCGCTTTATCGCTTCAAAGCCTTGGAGAAAGATGACCTGGATTTCCC GCCAGGGGAGAAGATCACGGTGGTTGATGACTCCAATGAGGAGTGGTGGCGG GGGAAGATTGGTGAAAAAATTGGCTACTTCCCCCCGAACTTCATCATCCGGGTGCGGGCTGGCGAGCGGGTGCACAAGGTGACTCGCTCCTTCGTGGGCAACCGGGAAATTGGGCAGATCACGCTCAAGAAGGATCAG ATCGTGGTGCAGAAAGGTGAGGAGGTGAACGGTTACGTAAAAGTCTACACCGGCCGCAAAGTGGGGCTCTTCCCCGTGGACTTCCTGCAGGAGATCTGA